The following nucleotide sequence is from Macaca fascicularis isolate 582-1 chromosome 15, T2T-MFA8v1.1.
GCTTTAGGCGTGGGCCGGTTTATCTGGACTCTCAGAAGTTCTCCCGTGAGGGAACAGCTGacctttttgtatgttttataggctctttcttttcctcagtagaaaaagaatcatttctgttttattttcttcccaaatGAATGTGGAAGCAAAGGTTATTGCTTCCATGTGATAAAGACTATCAACTAGTCAGGTATGGTAGCTTCTATTTATTGCAGACTTACTACAGGCTAGCAGTTTACATATGTTTCCTATTACATTAGTGCTCGCAAATAActtccatttgacagatgaaaaaGACAGGTCTATCTTACATCCTGATACATGAACATTTGTAGACATAAGTGTCCAGGAGGGATTTGTTTTGCAGCTGCAGGAGAATTCACAATAATgaaaattactgtatttttcttaaaTCCCTGACTTGAGTTACAGAGAAAGTTTTGCAGGATCCTTGGCATAGAGAGAAGAAAGGTTATTAAAAGCAAGTCAGATTTGGCATTGTCTGAAAGTacgaaaaatacataaaacaatggATAAGAGAAACTCTCTGTAATGTGGGATGAATATTTCACAAAGGATACAGCCCCAGAATGGTGAAATAAAATGccagttctatttttctttatctcatcTTTAAAGTTTCAATTTGTGAGTATATGTTTTCtgatatgtataatatatttgaGCAGTTATATATTACTGCAGGAGAAAGATTGCATTATTGGAACTAATTCTTTACATCTTTCTGTATCCAAGCTGTTTGCCATATAACTTTGCAGTGCCTTCCTATAGTGGGTGGGCTAAGCTGCCCTGCTCTTTGACTTGcagcttggccatgtgacttacTCTGGCCAATGGACTGAGCAAATGCCATGAACAGAAGCTTATGAAGTGTTTGCGTGATGGGGCTTGCATTCTCTCCCTTATTCTTTGCCACAGCCATGGACTTGTGGCTGCTGGGGTCTGCTAGAGGAATGCAGAGGTCTGCTAGTGGACTAGTCTCTCTCTTCATGCCAGCTGACCATCAGGCATGTGAATGAGTAACGATAGCCTCATGAAAGAGAAGAACCTTCTAGTTGAAATCAAAGTAAATGCTGACTTTTACAttcatgagctaaataaatgctTGATGTTTTAAGCCATTGAGTTTCAGGATGGTTTGTGATGCATCGTTATTATAGCAATAAATAACTTctaatttgtttataaataaatacacatttatcaTGGGTATGTgtcccaaatttttaaaaataagatgcatgatcaataaaatgcttagaaaccACTAGATCAATTACTTTTAGGAATTGTCTTCTCAGATTGTCATATCTGTTTAGTCAGGTGCATTTGGATGagtctcttttcatctttcaaaCTTTATCTCAATGTCATCTTCTCCAATAGGGCTTCTCTGACTATCCCACTAAAGACAGACTCTACCGCCTTAACCACTCTCAATCCTGTTATCCCACACAAGCTATACCAATACctgaaattatttattatctgtcattctccattagaatgtaagctccgcaagagaaaaaaaacttcattgttttttcttctcctacCCTGTATCCCTAGTGTTTAGAATACTACTGGGCACATTGGAGGTGCTCAAAAACTtattgttcaatgaatgaatgaggtgaATTTTTGTGGGTTACATGACAAATTGGTCctagtattttgtttcttttcactttgcATCTACATATTGGAAACAAGACATTTTGTCCACATCATTTCAAAgtgttcttttctctttgctctaCTGAGAATATGAACCTTTAGTCTGTATTATGCAGTATAGTTATAAGTGTAGAGAAGAACTGGATTAATAACATAGCAGTCCTGGGGAACAGAGTGGTCTTAGAATATTCAAGGGCAATTGCTCCCATTGTTTTTCATAGATTAGTttggaaataaatacaaatgatcaGTCTTTTATCTAATGTATAACAAATTTTACTGGtataaataattttcagaataaaatgaacaaagaccATTCGTAAATGGTAAGGTTCATAAATGGGATGGTTGGAAAGTGCAGAATTTGGCCTGTGAAAATAGTGGCTGATAGAGATAATAGCTTCAAAAGGAAATTCATACAGATAAGAGCAATAGTTGGTAACATTTATTATTGATAAAAACtggtgatttaatttttgtaaaacttATAAAAAACATTGATTTTGAGTTAAATAATGCCACTTAACGTAAGGGATAATTCGAAAGGTTTAGACTTCATTGTACATTAAACAGATCAGAAATTTAAGTGAGATCAATCAGTATTCAGTTCAAAGAAAATTTACTGGTAAAAATACAACGTGAGTaacattattctttattttattttaattaaaattttttctctagCCATATCCCTTTGAAAGTAACGTAACTTTTATCAAAGTATTTGTTAATATACAAAAGGTTGAAAAACCTTTTGTGGGTTACAACTGCAGTATCAGAGAGGGTACTAGGTCCAGTGCCTACATGCACTAGCCTGTAAAGATGTTTAGATGACTAGAAATTTGACTCTCAGGTGCTGTATCATATCATCAGCGTGTGGATTTACTCTTCTGCTTTCCTGCTTTAGTCACCTCCAAAGTAAATGTCATTTGCTGGGGACAAATCATCGACCATGAGCCTCATCTGTACACATGGTTTATCTACTATGGGGATGACCTTTCATCACTTGGAATATGATCAGAGAAGCAGAATTTGGCTAGCTCATTCAGAAGAGCCTCGTGTCATCCTGCCACTGAAGAAAGCTCACATATCCTCTATACATATGAGCTCCCTGCTTTCAAGGGAAGGAAGACTCACTGAACTGCATACTTTTACATTTCCAACCTCCCCTTTTAGAGGTGAGAAAGCAGAACAGCAAGTGAGGGATTGAGGTTTCACAGTTAATTATTCAGGGTCATGGTTAATTATTGGCAGATCTGGGACTAGAATCAGgttttccgtgtgtgtgtgtgtgtgtgtgtgtgtatgtgttttaagacggagttttgctcctgttgcccaggctggagtgcaatggcacaatctcagctcactgcaacctccgcctcccaggttcaagcgattctcctgcctcagcctccgaagtagctgggattacagccatgccccactacacccggctaatttttttgtatttttagtagagatggggtttctccatgttggtcaggctggtctggaactcttgatggggtgatccgcccccctcggcctcccaaagtgctgggattacaggtgtgagccaccgcgccaggcctagaATCAGGTTTTCTAAATCTTATGTCAAGCTACATTGCACTGTCAGTGGCCTTGGGCTTGTGTGTCTCAGAAGTGCATACCAGACTGTGGGTTATGACATATACAATGTTAATATTGAAAATATCTACCTTCTGACACAGGAAAACTGGCTATATTTGCTTAATGTCTTTAAAGGTATTAcaatctacttttaaaaaggaaactataCATTCAgttctttccttcatatatgccAACTTATTCATTGATCTCAGAAGACCTGATTAACATTTATTTCCAGGGATTCAGCTGCCATAGCTCAAAATACAGATATTTGAGTAAATAGGACAAGTTATAAAAAGGCAAAAGCcaaagaaaacaatgacaaaaaataactattatacTAACTGTACAAATTCAGCAATGCATGCAAAAGAACTAAAACTTGAAAGAGACAGTGCTTGGGTGTGGGAAAGGCATGGATTTTGCCGTTGGACAGGCCTGAGTTTCAGTTCTGGCTTTGCCACCTCTAGTTGTGTGTCCACACTCAAACTCTCTGTACTTCAATTTCACTAACTAAGATGGGGCAATAATACTGGGTCCTGAAAGAACTTTAGGGAAGTTAGAGCAAGTTTCAGTTTGAGATGCTTCTTTCCACACTCAGATTTAACTGGAACCAGAGGCGGTGGGGTTTCAGTTAGGATCGACATGGTTCAGCCAAGTCTCACCTCCTTCTCTGCATAAATCTACAGTTTCTTTCAAAAACTGAAGCCATTTCTGCTTGTCCCCTTAAACAAAAATGGTGGTCATAACCATCTCACAAGGCTGTGATGCCACAATGAGGTAAGCTTTGTAAACCATTTAGGACAGtggatgttcaataaatggtaaataaCAGTAACAATGACGAATCTTCTTAAAATCTGTCTTTCAAAGGTTTAAAGACTAAATGTAGATTTGGAGATTTCTACGACTAAGTCAAATTCAGTTACTTACTGAAACTCTGAGATTGTCTTTCCAACACTTTGACATCCACTGCCGTTTTGTTAACTGTATGCAGCAATTGGgggtgaggaggaagaagaggatcaGAAGCCAGAGCCTGGTGGCTGACAACCAGGGAAGGGAGGCGCAGCTCGCTGGATGGGAAAGCCCAGAGCCAAGGTACTCACCGCGGCCCACCACCAGGAGTGGGGGATGGTGGTGAAGTTGGTGCTGGGCACATCGTGCTCCACAGAGTAGACGGCTGCAGAGAAAGTGAAGATGCCCATGGCGATGAAGAGCAGCAGGCAGCCCACCTGCTGGTAGCACTGGCGCAGCGTGAAGCCGAAGGCGCGCAGTCCGGTGGAGTGGCGCGCCAGCTTCAGGATGCGGAAGATGCGCATGAGGCGCATGACGCGCAACACCTGACCCACCTTACCCACGCTGCCCACCGTCTGGCCGCGTTGGTGGTTCTCGCCGGTGAAGCACTCGAGCAGCAGCTGAAGGTAGAGCGGCAGGATGGCCACCAGGTCCACCAGGTTGAGGGCGCTGCGCGCGAAGCGCCTCAGGTCGGGTGTGGAGGCGAGGCGCAGCAGGTACTCCAGTGTGAAGAAGCCTATGCACAGCATCTCCACGTGCTCCAGGATGGACCGCAGGTCTGGGCCGCCCTCGTCCTGCTCCGAGTGCTGCTGCATCTCCTCGACGGTGTTGAGCACCAGCGCTACCACGGAGACGAGCACGAAGATGCTGGAGGCCACCCCGATGGCCTTGGCGGCCACCGAGGAGAATGGCTTCTCCATGAGGTTCCAGAGGCGGCGCCGCTGCGGCCCGTAGAAGCGCATGTCGCGGAAGagctcctctgcctcctccacctgCGCCTGGGCGCGCAACTCGCGCTGGATCTTGAGCTGTTCGCTCAGCTCGTCGCGCCGCTCCTCGAAGCAAATGCGGCAGCAGCGCGGCGTGTACTTGAGCCGCACACCCCAGTAGCCCAGCTCTTCCAGGAAGCAGCGTGGACACAGCTCGTCGAGCACCAGCAGCACCCCGGACAAGTAGAAATTGTAGACCAGCTGGAAGACGGCCGGGTCGCGGTCGAAGAAGTATTCGTCCGTCTGCTCCTCGTAGTCGTCGCACAGGCTTAGCTGGCGGCTGCGGCTGGTGGAGGTGGCCAGACGACCTAGGCGCGTCTTGGGGAAGCTGACCAGCTCGCAGTAGTCCAGTTGGTAGCTGTGGCCGCCCACATTCACATTCAGCGTGGACAACAGGGCCGGAAGGTCCCTGGGGCCTTCAGGCTTGGCGGTGGTGAGCTCCTCTGCCCGCTGGTCCTCCTCTGCCAGGTCATCCTTACACTGGtcttcctcctccccatcttCGTCTTCCTCGATGTAGTAGTTATAGTTGCCCTCTATCCAGCCTTGGATGCTGGCCTGGGAGCCAGAACGGGCCCCCAGGGAGCAAATGCTCCTGCGGGGTTGGCTGCCCTCATTCTCCGTGGTGTTCCAGGGCTTGTAGCTCCAGGACCGTCTCCTCTCGCTCTGTTTCAGCATGGCTGCGGAAAGTGGACTCCTTGCTTTTTCCTCCTGGCTGTCGTAGGGGCCCTAACCTGCTCACTGCCTCTAGGAGGATGGATCACGTGGCCTGCACTGTCTTAGAGAGGCCAGCCTGGACCAGCACACCTAGGGGCCCAGACATTGCCACCGGAGCTGCCCCTCCTCAGGTCCTGGACAGGCCAGCCCAGCCTGCAGGGTCTGAACGCAGTCAGCTGTTGACTGCTCTAATCTTGCTGATTGGGAAGAAGCAAGTGTTAGGAGGGATTTAGAACCTCTTAGCCCATTTCCTCCCCCCACTCCCTTGACCCTGTGACGTAGAGGACGATTATGTGGTCTTAAATCTCTAAAGAATCAGAAGAAGGCAGCGATTATTGCTAATAAAAATGTCAGTCAACCTTGCTCTTAGGAAGTGCTCAATGTATGTGTGCTGAGATGAAATCAACTGAATTAGCTTTAGAATACAGATGCCTGTGTCTTCAGCTTCGTGGTTCAGACGGTAGCCTCTGCTCTAGGTAAACTCACCATTAGCAGGGACGACAAATAGCAACAGAGCAAAGCTGACTTCATGACAAGTCAGTTTCCCTCTCAGCATAACTCTTTGTTTAGAGCATATAAGATCTAAAGCCATCTCCTTCTTGTCCATTCACgtgatcacatttttttttttccaaatggtttCTCCCTGGGACACTGCTCTGAAGTCCAGTCAGATCTTTAAGTCAGCTTcagattctctctctttcctttttgtctcATCCCTTTCTCTTAAAGAATAGGGATGTTTCAAGAATTCTACCTTGAATTCCAGGAGTAGTAGGAAGATGCTTTAGGGCCTCGCAACCCTGCTCAACTGTATTCGGTCATATTTAAAGGGAGCCTGACTTCCACTCAAAAAAAGGGTCTTCTTCATCCTTCAAAACATCACTTAAAAAAAGTCCC
It contains:
- the KCNV2 gene encoding potassium voltage-gated channel subfamily V member 2; this translates as MLKQSERRRSWSYKPWNTTENEGSQPRRSICSLGARSGSQASIQGWIEGNYNYYIEEDEDGEEEDQCKDDLAEEDQRAEELTTAKPEGPRDLPALLSTLNVNVGGHSYQLDYCELVSFPKTRLGRLATSTSRSRQLSLCDDYEEQTDEYFFDRDPAVFQLVYNFYLSGVLLVLDELCPRCFLEELGYWGVRLKYTPRCCRICFEERRDELSEQLKIQRELRAQAQVEEAEELFRDMRFYGPQRRRLWNLMEKPFSSVAAKAIGVASSIFVLVSVVALVLNTVEEMQQHSEQDEGGPDLRSILEHVEMLCIGFFTLEYLLRLASTPDLRRFARSALNLVDLVAILPLYLQLLLECFTGENHQRGQTVGSVGKVGQVLRVMRLMRIFRILKLARHSTGLRAFGFTLRQCYQQVGCLLLFIAMGIFTFSAAVYSVEHDVPSTNFTTIPHSWWWAAVSISTVGYGDMYPETHLGRFFAFLCIAFGIILNGMPISILYNKFSDYYSKLKAYEYTAIRRERGEVNFMQRARKKIAECLVGSNPQPTPRQEN